Proteins from a single region of Candidatus Desulfofervidus auxilii:
- a CDS encoding TIGR04076 family protein, which produces MIYYFITMGLIIKVKEIIGKCPVYKVGDKIVIEDGYKINLKETSAICMHSLAAIMPYYVALNKGVNPVELGLAKEGNKAYVQCLDPCKYTGGGTVIFEIERS; this is translated from the coding sequence ATGATTTATTATTTTATTACAATGGGTTTAATAATAAAAGTCAAAGAAATTATTGGTAAATGTCCTGTTTATAAAGTAGGAGATAAAATTGTTATTGAAGATGGTTATAAGATTAATCTTAAAGAAACTTCAGCTATCTGTATGCATTCTTTAGCAGCTATAATGCCTTATTATGTAGCATTAAACAAAGGAGTAAATCCAGTTGAATTAGGGTTAGCTAAAGAAGGCAATAAAGCTTATGTTCAATGTCTTGATCCTTGCAAGTATACAGGAGGAGGAACGGTAATCTTTGAAATAGAAAGGAGTTAA